A section of the Scylla paramamosain isolate STU-SP2022 chromosome 33, ASM3559412v1, whole genome shotgun sequence genome encodes:
- the LOC135089859 gene encoding LOW QUALITY PROTEIN: uncharacterized protein LOC135089859 (The sequence of the model RefSeq protein was modified relative to this genomic sequence to represent the inferred CDS: inserted 2 bases in 1 codon; deleted 3 bases in 3 codons): MSAMDCLAQPRTTTTTTTTANRRPSRSRHLAHSLVYLLLGTTIARAQCPWPREVVELNGSCLCAYNLRNELSIQCTSVNFTLLMTVLHQRAASVPLDLLYVNGTRISALNDRTFDGLSVENIQFSSCGIYNISDGAFRGLEDKLKNLNLQDNRISEVPTAALSNLRRLKLLDLSGNLLTNIPKDAFKGLRLSTLKLAENDLVLSEGAFAGLESTLKNLNLKETNQKTIPKAIINLPVLAFLDIAQNEIRSLEKGILRNLHSLTALNLERNILQSLVPEDFTGINDTLSSLSLLNNLITGFPVRAFNTLSELRVLDIGFNLIPEIPVEGFRGIKSLTLLALDGNPLTIVPESAFAHLTSSLRGLSLGGRFLKCDCRMAWVPRWITDYDLQVTSRERNPQFCGQPPEHRDKSFYQLNEAEMTCEDGSSPAFSLPPPASTTSPPKTSTSSSSSTSISSTSATKRATTTTTTTTAITTTTTTTAKPEAASFRPGEVLHAGSSGTGHVGSVQRGPGGEAPRRGGGRGGGGRQGNDIPPPPPTRSQQRPATVLERPANQPVPSSPSRPNLVLRNKEQDDHDDRFFGQASGPYVEEVIVQDAYRKENSVIIQWDSEVSNILGFRVVYRLFGDKTFKLGPPLAASEREFKIKNVPTQECIVVCVVSLEDTNVTPDSVQNSQCREIRTETSAAMHMDTIIIAASAAICGTVIIAVVVFICCNRKRSSXTQGEKHGIPSVLGASSPPLASLGTLGAGVGGTGGKPDWDTLSMYSQRSIPRARMYHMDKGSVNNGFVPDDARSHFSHASSRHIPRARSMADGQSQRSYSALSASNLRAPSFSAGLGLSRQDLSLSRQSLATTHFSGSAFGPIAVNPNATPYALGGPGSTVGMPRVTSQRGDRRRHRSKSRERSSSRLSHAGSTHSLTGYDTDGWTDHDMDIYVARNPTRGGLVQL, translated from the exons ATGAGCGCTATGGACTGCTTAGCGCAACCccgcaccacaaccaccaccaccaccaccgccaacagaAGACCTTCCCGCAGCAGGCATTTAGCGCACAGCCTCGTCTACCTCCTCCTGGGCACAACTATCGCCAGAGCGCAGTGTCCGTGG CCCCGTGAAGTAGTAGAGCTAAACGGGTCTTGCCTATGTGCTTATAACCTTAGGAATGAGCTGTCTATTCAGTGCACGTCTGTTAATTTTACGCTTCTCATGACGGTGCTACATCAAAGAGCCGCTAGTGTACCGTTGGACTTGCTGTATGTAAATGGTACACGTATTAGTGCC CTTAATGATCGCACTTTTGATGGTCTCAGCGTGGAGAATATTCAG ttCTCCTCCTGCGGAATTTACAACATTAGCGACGGGGCGTTTAGAGGATTGGAAGATAAATTGAAGAATCTAAACTTACAAGATAacaggatctcggaggtgcccACTGCCGCTCTTTCTAACTTACGAAGGTTAAAACTGCTGGATCTATCTGGGAACCTCCTTACGAATATTCCCAAAGATGCCTTCAAGGGGCTTAGGCTGTCCACGCTCAag ctggCGGAAAACGACTTGGTGCTGTCCGAGGGCGCCTTTGCTGGCCTGGAATCGACCTTGAAGAACTTGAACCTGAAGGAGACGAATCAAAAGACAATACCGAAGGCCATTATTAACCTTCCTGTCCTCGCCTTCCTCGACATTGCGCAGAACGAGATACGCAGTCTGGAGaaag GCATTTTGAGGAATCTACACTCTCTGACGGCGCTCAACCTGGAGAGGAACATTCTGCAGAGCCTGGTACCGGAGGACTTCACTGGGATTAACgacactctctcctctctctccctgctcaaCAATCTCATCACCGGCTTTCCTGTGCGGGCCTTCAATACTCTCTCCGAACTAAGG GTCCTGGATATCGGCTTCAACCTCATCCCTGAGATCCCAGTGGAAGGCTTCAGAGGCATCAAGTCC CTAACACTCTTGGCTCTGGATGGCAACCCCTTAACCATTGTCCCTGAGTCAGCCTTTGCCCACCTTACATCCTCTCTAAGGGGCCTGTCgctgg gTGGTCGTTTCCTGAAGTGTGACTGTCGCATGGCGTGGGTGCCCAGGTGGATCACAGACTATGACCTCCAGGTGACCTCTCGTGAGCGCAACCCTCAGTTCTGTGGCCAGCCTCCTGAGCACCGAGACAAGTCTTTCTACCAACTCAATGAGGCAGAGATGACATGCGAAGACGGCTCCTCCCCGGccttctcccttccaccccctgcctccaccacctctcctcccaagacatccacctcctcctcctcatccacatcTATTTCCTCTACTTCTGCAACCAAacgggccaccaccaccaccaccaccaccaccgccattacgactaccacaaccactactgctAAAcctgag GCAGCATCATTCCGACCCGGCGAGGTGCTCCATGCTGGGTCAAGTGGCACAGGTCACGTAGGGTCAGTACAGCGCGGCCCTGGAGGGGAGGCaccaagacgaggaggaggaagaggagggggagggagacaaggaaatgatatccctcctccaccacccactcGATCACAGCAACGCCCTGCCACTGTTCTTGAGAGGCCAGCCAATCAACCtgtgccttcctccccctcaAGACCCAACCTGGTACTAAGAAACAAGGAGCAGGATGACCATGATGACAGGTTCTTTGGCCAGGCTTCAGGACCCTATGTAGAGGAG GTCATTGTGCAGGATGCTTACAGGAAGGAGAACTCCGTCATCATCCAGTGGGACTCCGAGGTGTCCAACATCCTAGGCTTCAGGGTTGTGTACAGACTCTTTGGGGACAAGACATTCAAG CTTGGACCACCTCTAGCTGCCTCAGAGCGAGAGTTCAAGATCAAGAATGTCCCCACGCAGGAGTGTAtcgtggtgtgtgttgtgtccctGGAAGACACCAACGTGACCCCTGACAG CGTTCAAAACTCCCAGTGTCGAGAAATTCGCACAGAGACCTCAGCAGCAATGCACATGGACACAATCATCATAGCAGCGTCAGCAGCAATCTGTGGCACGGTCATCATTGCAGTCGTCGTTTTCATCTGCTGCAACAGGAAACGCAGCAG GACTCAAGGGGAGAAGCATGGCATTCCTTCAGTCCTCGGTGCATCCTCGCCTCCCTTGGCCTCCCTTGGGACCTTAGGTGCAGGTGTTGGGGGCACAGGAGGAAAGCCAGACTGGGACACCCTCTCCATGTACTCTCAGAGGTCCATCCCACGTGCCAGGATGTACCATATGGATAAAG GCTCAGTAAATAATGGATTTGTGCCTGATGATGCACGGTCCCACTTCTCCCATGCCTCGTCCAGACACATCCCCCGTGCACGCTCCATGGCAGATGGACAGAGCCAGAGGTCTTACTCAGCTCTCAGTGCCTCCAATCTTCGTGCACCAAGCTTCTCTGCAGGCTTGGGACTCTCCAGACAAG ACCTCAGCCTGTCTCGCCAGTCCCTCGCCACCACACACTTCAGCGGCTCAGCCTTTGGACCGATAGCAGTGAATCCCAATGCCACCCCATATGCTCTAGGAGGGCCAGGATCTACTGTGGGCATGCCTCGGGTCACCTCCCAGCGTGGGGACAGGAGGCGACACCGTTCCAAGTCTCGGGAACGGTCCAGCTCTCGCCTCAGCCATGCCGGATCCACACACTCACTGACAGGTTATGACACTGATGGCTGGACGGACCATGACATGGACATTTATGTGGCCAGGAACCCTACACGGGGTGGCCTGGTCCAGCTGTAA